In Uranotaenia lowii strain MFRU-FL chromosome 2, ASM2978415v1, whole genome shotgun sequence, one genomic interval encodes:
- the LOC129749858 gene encoding protein piccolo-like isoform X4 translates to MATRTIISPPKPARNAPPVATKSPQLKSLVYSKYRELLGSYNGKANEILQSYPAYMVQEDKGFDFVDNYCGGPPQSTIASSARRLQSQLPAEPPACVQNAMMRRDKQPFTYTPGGLDLSQIKSPRMAKRISRNAQSEGVANQPKISPLAQNNSSNGQSPVSPAASLGAAAMGMPFQVFPTGPPAPPPPPPPSVAKKPATGPTNNGNSAPMPPPPPPPFSSAEQKTPRPHHSFEPPPMGCRPKIAIPPNPMANLKKAPRPQPKNDFWIEEYRNEKRQQVPDRPSQQSMYNSRQADNEVAQNSQNRTDELTVRNESPKKRSPSPSNLTESYGNGSRLSSIKTPPVYSQSPVPPNLPPPITPTKVSRTPSDTSTAPVTPIESNQDHSSKPRQSTPSPSTTSSTINRATTPVSNSTSTNGNGTASVKPPTPQKPPPQALGSLYIPPAHEVFANSKQTLLNQTSPPWMSSRQNSVKEQPEWVHKEESELLEANPSKSNINNESSAKAPEPLVVAPQPSPPKPVVVQQQSPAPPSAQQTSRSQTVEAPPSQPIVSQTTHYIQLQNPINKMTIPTVIQQQPPPASIPANRGYPQQTPIYVQNQMYSPQPTVSQKERVIPIQIEQSPIKAPSAAPSFAPPPYYSPGPQFNNVQSPITVGYPHSGYSTPTAMFTNPNHFVNQGYNNISYPPTSPQHTVYQQPQHHPHYSPAPTSQLQQQQHAHAMQQQRMQQQTPTQQQPQHQQQQSAGGVRIIPIKVEGNGDTATTVRGPLSQTPAIIQSGDHRYVIHDIPLEAKLRFLKNRLSDPRSSKNQQAWNGNVTPNQSRSFRVLQHITDTLDPNEVAEAGSNSSTPKPTAADADHQQQSADSSSEAGPDAQLRRMQLSSEDKALMNRVKTQGSANRANQMFTQNRGNYSESEDDSSAANQPYIPPSEQRVEEPKKYTGSAIPSRSFKMLQAMTDAPADTNSSDIEGNQNLPCNGEVRYSPFPYPPTPHYCCNPNWHFYDPNTPQYYPHHPPPTHHTPGFYYPPHPPPPPPPQPPHGHYDRSAYYAGYMSPHHFYYPQEPCSPCTPPPYYQVNQPQVAYCENIVPDTPTHSYIITTPNPRIVVTPTIDDSDIESIISDFNTTAHPLTRSQSSLKRLSERLASYNTSPEKIFPTDLDPQIRCSPCSPLNERYRTFEESTSSAPSSQSECSDSEGEGSHVNTSTSPTQKKSPETVSSVQENPTDRDEASSSEESEEEETVGYENNTPEHLPHQLSVIFEEDSVYASANPSRRDSVCSNSSTISDCSSTLANDLDGYEKEDRIESNCGNHTDDDIDRLEDDDDSCKSQITSKAVGEKPESEGSETETEEDEGKTESEEDTSDCEEQSRQNDSKQKNGNESSKTNKVCDSETETDSSDSEADVEECDTKDRVTDTDVTVTITIPSIANKSTSEEIFKSSKKEDTIPAFTVDYEEDSHVSVSVSLPLKTKSELTNEAVDNECEKSSNKNMTPENGQDEDEEVDFWSQIGEEEEYHPPSRSLSRDFYSSREVSVDRDSVLNQEDDHTHQLDGDIEFWNNENGPTEAIDLWKPDRLIENFIESQKNGSNKDSIDYWQTQNERMVNNLFSDQKQSVEIRSDGCVKDENNNSNKWQTQTNNVEQPKLNEQKVDESGDESDTESSDEESEDDSEDYETTNTSKEESDVEESIPTQTSKLLTNGTEMSKVPEKETKLSSSMQQLNNKTSEILNGTSTATVDNDKTLTVRDRISLFETNTTSPLLEVPKRSKTRDENSTSRPSSMLKLSCDESEAEDDSGVTSDMSKHISEVETDSECFPEMRKMTRYQRAATHSRLFKLLQDESNNGDSDEEEINKLSSVEPPKDQSENGTKFEDRKELTLVENSTATNTAFDRRDRLTLPIRHQSSSGVESLSSSTSSASPVSGVTNDKLAEELVQSLLMKKKGRLFRNLPLEKLHAAALKILQEDLESNGTLSSTEDNLATVDSTPALTPQEFKSEYHNSYSDYYDTWNDTNGKSSPLEYIGITSESVPSKTFRSLHDNPVSNSNRKTTNWSTRCPRVLSNKSISRLAEVRESETPDPIPRSRPPSRASNQSPFAQLSGMSGDPGSRNAYKQFRTNH, encoded by the exons CTATTGTGGTGGCCCACCTCAGTCCACAATTGCCAGTTCGGCGAGGCGGCTTCAGTCACAGCTACCAGCTGAACCCCCGGCCTGTGTCCAAAATGCCATGATGCGCCGCGATAAACAACCCTTCACATACACACCGGGTGGCCTCGACCTATCACAGATCAAGTCTCCTCGAATGGCTAAACGAATATCGCGGAACGCACAATCAGAGGGGGTGGcaaatcaaccaaaaatctCGCCATTAGCACAG AATAACAGTAGTAATGGCCAGTCTCCAGTATCTCCAGCAGCATCATTAGGAGCCGCTGCTATGGGTATGCCATTTCAAGTATTTCCCACTGGACCACCAGCACCACCCCCGCCTCCACCACCAAGTGTAGCGAAAAAGCCTGCAACAGGACCCACCAACAATGGTAACAGTGCACCAATGCCTCCACCTCCCCCGCCACCATTTTCTTCAGCAGAGCAGAAGACACCGAGGCCTCACCACAGTTTCGAACCTCCACCGATGGGGTGCAGACCAAAGATAGCAATCCCACCAAACCCGATGGCAAATCTTAAAAAAGCGCCTAGGCCTCAACCGAAAAACGATTTCTGGATAGAGGAATATCGAAACGAAAAGCGTCAACAGGTACCTGACAGACCTAGTCAACAGTCAATGTACAACAGTAGACAAGCCGACAATGAAG TCGCCCAAAATTCGCAAAATCGCACAGATGAACTTACTGTTAGGAATGAATCGCCTAAGAAACGATCACCAAGCCCATCCAATCTAACCGAATCATACGGGAACGGCTCTCGGTTGTCATCCATCAAGACACCGCCAGTCTATAGTCAAAGCCCAGTTCCACCCAACCTTCCACCTCCGATCACACCAACTAAAGTGTCACGAACTCCATCAGATACATCGACAGCGCCAGTGACACCAATAGAATCCAACCAAGATCACTCATCCAAGCCCAGACAATCCACACCTTCACCTTCAACAACATCAAGTACCATCAACAGAGCCACGACTCCTGTCTCAAACAGCACATCGACTAACGGCAACGGAACTGCTTCAGTCAAACCACCCACGCCACAAAAACCTCCTCCACAAGCTCTAGGGTCCCTTTACATACCACCAGCTCATGAGGTATTTGCTAACAGCAAGCAGACACTTCTGAACCAAACCAGTCCGCCATGGATGTCATCTAGACAGAACAGTGTTAAAGAACAGCCCGAATGGGTTCACAAGGAGGAATCCGAACTTCTTGAAGCTAACCCATCCAAGTCTAACATCAATAACGAATCAAGTGCTAAAGCTCCGGAACCCCTCGTAGTAGCCCCACAACCCAGTCCCCCGAAGCCGGTAGTAGTCCAACAACAATCTCCAGCTCCTCCATCAGCCCAACAGACATCACGATCCCAAACCGTTGAAGCGCCCCCCTCACAGCCGATCGTGTCACAAACAACACACTACATCCAGCTTCAAAACCCGATAAACAAGATGACCATACCGACGGTAATCCAACAACAACCGCCTCCCGCCAGCATACCGGCTAACCGGGGCTACCCACAGCAAACTCCCATTTACGTGCAGAACCAGATGTACTCACCGCAGCCAACGGTTTCTCAGAAG GAACGCGTCATACCGATCCAGATCGAGCAGTCACCTATAAAAGCACCGAGTGCAGCCCCTAGTTTTGCACCACCACCGTACTATAGCCCAGGTCCCCAATTTAACAACGTCCAATCGCCCATCACCGTTGGATATCCACACAGTG GTTACAGTACGCCAACGGCCATGTTTACCAATCCAAATCACTTCGTGAACCAAGGTTACAACAACATATCCTACCCGCCAACGTCTCCGCAACACACGGTCTACCAACAACCACAGCATCATCCGCATTATTCACCGGCTCCGACATCACAACTACAACAGCAACAGCATGCTCACGCGATGCAACAGCAACGCATGCAGCAACAGACACCGACGCAGCAGCAACCacaacaccaacaacaacagTCGGCCGGTGGCGTACGAATCATACCGATCAAGGTAGAAGGCAACGGAGACACTGCGACTACCGTTCGTGGACCACTGTCTCAGACACCAGCGATAATTCAAAG TGGTGATCATAGATATGTCATTCACGACATCCCACTAGAAGCCAAGCTtcgttttcttaaaaatagaCTCAG tGACCCTCGCAGTAGCAAAAATCAGCAAGCATGGAATGGAAACGTTACGCCTAATCAGTCCCGTTCCTTCCGGGTTCTGCAACATATTACCGATACCCTGGATCCCAACGAAGTAGCCGAAGCTGGCTCGAACTCATCGACACCAAAGCCGACAGCGGCCGATGCTGATCATCAGCAGCAGTCCGCTGACAGTTCTTCGGAAGCCGGTCCCGATGCTCAGCTTAGACGCATGCAGCTCAGCAGCGAGGACAAAGCGCTGATGAATCGTGTCAAGACTCAAG GATCAGCAAATAGAGCGAATCAAATGTTCACCCAAAATCGTGGCAATTACAGTGAATCAG AAGACGATTCATCGGCAGCTAATCAGCCATATATTCCACCAAGTGAACAACGAGTGGAAGAACCGAAAAAGTACACTGGGAGTGCCATTCCCAGCCGGTCGTTCAAAATGTTGCAGGCTATGACCGATGCCCCTG CCGATACAAATTCCTCTGACATTGAAGGTAatcaaaatttaccatgcaacgGCGAAGTTCGCTACTCTCCCTTCCCCTATCCACCTACTCCACATTACTGCTGCAATCCCAATTGGCACTTCTATGATCCTAATACCCCACAATACTATCCACATCATCCACCACCAACGCATCACACGCCTGGATTTTACTATCCACCACATCCTCccccaccaccaccaccacaaCCACCACACGGTCACTACGATCGCAGCGCGTACTATGCGGGCTACATGTCACCACATCACTTCTACTATCCTCAAGAACCTTGCTCGCCCTGCACACCCCCGCCCTACTATCAAGTGAACCAGCCGCAGGTAGCTTACTGCGAAAATATTGTTCCCGACACTCCGACCCACAGTTACATTATTACCACGCCCAATCCACGAATCGTAGTTACACCGACCATCGACGACTCGGACATCGAATCGATTATCAGTGACTTCAACACCACAGCACATCCCTTGACTCGATCACAGAGCAGTTTGAAACGGCTTTCCGAACGTCTTGCCAGTTATAACACTTCGCCAGAGAAGATTTTCCCTACCGACCTTGATCCCCAAATTCGTTGTTCGCCGTGCAGTCCTCTCAACGAAAGATATCGCACATTTGAAGAAAGCACCTCTTCAGCGCCTTCCTCTCAGTCTGAATGCTCAGACTCAGAAGGAGAAGGCAGCCATGTAAACACTTCAACGAGTCCCACACAGAAGAAAAGCCCGGAAACGGTGAGCTCAGTTCAAGAGAACCCCACCGATCGTGATGAGGCAAGCAGCAGCGAAGAAAGTGAAGAAGAGGAAACAGTAGGGTATGAAAACAACACACCGGAGCATTTGCCGCACCAGTTGAGCGTAATATTTGAGGAAGATAGTGTTTACGCGAGTGCAAATCCAAGTCGAAGAGATAGTGTTTGCAGCAACAGTTCAACAATCAGCGACTGTTCATCGACCCTTGCCAACGATTTGGATGGATATGAAAAGGAAGATCGAATTGAAAGTAATTGCGGTAACCATACAGATGACGATATCGATCGTTTGGAAGACGACGACGATAGCTGCAAATCACAAATAACGAGTAAAGCAGTTGGGGAAAAACCTGAATCGGAGGGCAGTGAAACTGAAACAGAAGAGGATGAAGGAAAAACAGAATCAGAGGAAGATACTAGTGATTGTGAGGAACAAAGTCGACAAAATGattctaaacaaaaaaatggaaacgaGTCTTCAAAAACCAACAAAGTTTGCGACAGTGAAACTGAAACGGATAGTTCGGATTCGGAAGCCGATGTTGAAGAATGTGATACAAAGGACAGGGTTACAGACACGGACGTCACCGTCACAATTACTATCCCATCGATCGCAAATAAATCAACCTCTGaagaaatcttcaaatcatCAAAGAAGGAAGATACCATACCGGCTTTCACCGTTGATTACGAAGAAGATTCACATGTTTCTGTATCTGTTTCGCTACCATTGAAAACCAAATCCGAGTTAACTAATGAAGCTGTTGATAACGAATGTGAAAAGAGTAGTAATAAAAACATGACTCCTGAAAATGGGCAGGATGAAGACGAGGAGGTTGACTTCTGGAGTCAGATCGGAGAGGAGGAAGAATACCATCCACCAAGTAGATCTTTGTCTAGAGATTTCTACAGTAGCCGAGAAGTCAGTGTGGACCGGGATAGTGTTTTGAATCAGGAAGATGATCATACTCATCAACTTGATGGTGATATCGAATTTTGGAACAACGAAAACGGACCTACTGAAGCTATCGATTTATGGAAGCCAGATCGGTTGATAGAAAACTTCATTGAAAGCCAGAAAAATGGAAGCAATAAAGACAGCATTGATTACTGGCAAACACAAAACGAAAGAATGGTAAACAATTTGTTTAGTGACCAAAAACAGAGTGTTGAAATCCGGTCAGATGGTTGTGTCAAAGATGAAAACAATAATTCGAACAAATGGCAAACGCAGACAAATAATGTAGAGCAGCCAAAATTGAACGAACAGAAAGTCGACGAATCAGGCGATGAATCGGATACAGAAAGCTCAGATGAGGAAAGTGAAGACGATAGTGAGGACTACGAAACTACAAATACATCCAAAGAAGAATCTGATGTTGAAGAGAGCATTCCGACACAAACAAGCAAACTGCTGACAAATGGCACAGAAATGAGCAAGGTACCGGAAAAAGAAACCAAACTTTCTAGCTCTATGCAACAGTTAAATAACAAAACTAGTGAGATTTTGAATGGAACAAGCACAGCCACCGTAGATAACGATAAAACATTAACCGTTCGAGATCGTATTTCATTGTTCGAGACGAATACAACAAGTCCGCTGTTGGAAGTTCCAAAACGCTCTAAAACTCGGGATGAAAATAGCACGTCTAGGCCTTCGTCTATGCTAAAACTATCATGTGATGAATCGGAAGCAGAAGATGACTCGGGTGTAACATCTGACATGAGTAAACATATTTCAGAAGTAGAAACCGATTCAGAGTGCTTCCCAGAGATGCGCAAGATGACGCGATATCAGCGAGCAGCTACACATTCCAGGTTATTCAAACTTTTGCAGGACGAAAGTAATAACGGTGATAGTGATGAAGAAGAGATCAATAAACTGTCATCGGTTGAACCACCCAAGGATCAATCTGAAAACGGAACGAAGTTCGAGGATAGGAAAGAACTGACACTTGTGGAAAATTCCACTGCTACAAATACTGCCTTCGATCGCAGAGATCGACTCACACTGCCGATTAGGCACCAGTCTTCATCGGGCGTTGAGAGCTTATCGTCTTCAACTTCGTCAGCGTCTCCTGTATCAGGAGTCACAAATGATAAACTTGCAGAAGAGCTAGTACAAAGTTTGCTAATGAAGAAAAAAGGTAGACTATTCCGTAACTTGCCTTTAGAAAAACTACATGCAGCCGCACTCAAGATACTTCAAGAAGATCTGGAATCAAATGGAACTCTCAGTTCGACGGAAGATAATCTAGCGACGGTTGATTCTACACCTGCACTCACGCCTCAGGAATTTAAATCAGAGTACCATAATTCGTACTCGGATTATTACGACACATGGAACGATACAAATGGAAAATCATCTCCTCTGGAATACATCGGAATAACTTCGGAATCTGTACCATCTAAAACGTTCCGCAGTTTGCATGACAATCCAGTCAGTAACAGTAATCGCAAAACGACCAATTGGTCTACAAGATGTCCTCGGGTACTTAGTAATAAGAGCATATCCAGACTGGCCGAGGTTCGTGAGTCCGAAACCCCTGATCCCATTCCCCGCTCTCGTCCACCTTCGCGCGCATCCAATCAATCGCCCTTCGCCCAATTATCCGGAATGAGTGGTGATCCTGGTTCGAGGAATGCGTACAAACAGTTCAGAACTAATCATTGA